In Streptomyces sp. DG2A-72, one genomic interval encodes:
- a CDS encoding NAD(P)-dependent oxidoreductase, with protein MSSYDDQSAVTVLGLGPMGRALAGAFVDAGLRTTVWNRTPGREQELVERGASAAGSAEEAVAASPLTVVCVVNYDASDAILREDAVTAALKGRTVVNLSADTPDRARDTAEWATAHGVRYLDGAIMTPAPTIGTPDAVFLLSGPEEVYGEHRPVLDTLGGTHTHLGEDIARAAAYDIALLDIFWTAMAGYAHALAVARAEGVTGRELAPFAQGIGAILPPLFEEFAGDADDGTYSGELNPITSAASSMAHIVHASEAHGIEASVMRVVEGQARRAIGLGHGTDGFIRVTELLGRTAH; from the coding sequence ATGTCTTCGTACGACGACCAGTCCGCCGTCACCGTCCTCGGCCTGGGTCCGATGGGCCGGGCCCTGGCCGGTGCCTTCGTCGACGCCGGTCTGCGGACCACCGTATGGAATCGCACCCCGGGCAGGGAACAGGAGCTGGTCGAGCGCGGAGCGTCGGCGGCCGGGTCGGCCGAGGAGGCGGTGGCCGCGAGCCCGCTCACCGTGGTCTGCGTGGTGAACTACGACGCCTCCGACGCGATCCTCCGCGAGGACGCCGTCACCGCCGCCCTCAAGGGCCGTACGGTCGTCAATCTCAGCGCCGACACCCCGGACCGCGCCCGGGACACCGCGGAGTGGGCCACCGCGCACGGCGTCCGCTACCTGGACGGCGCGATCATGACGCCGGCCCCGACCATCGGCACGCCCGACGCGGTGTTCCTGCTCAGCGGCCCCGAGGAGGTCTACGGCGAGCACCGCCCCGTCCTCGACACCCTCGGCGGCACCCACACCCACCTCGGCGAGGACATCGCACGCGCCGCCGCCTACGACATCGCCCTGCTCGACATCTTCTGGACGGCGATGGCGGGCTATGCGCACGCGCTCGCGGTGGCCCGCGCCGAGGGCGTCACCGGTCGCGAGCTGGCGCCCTTCGCGCAGGGCATCGGCGCGATCCTGCCGCCGCTGTTCGAGGAGTTCGCGGGTGACGCGGACGACGGCACCTACTCAGGCGAACTCAACCCGATCACCTCGGCCGCCTCCTCCATGGCCCATATCGTCCACGCCTCCGAGGCCCACGGCATCGAAGCGAGCGTGATGCGCGTCGTGGAGGGCCAGGCCCGCCGGGCGATCGGGCTCGGGCACGGCACGGACGGGTTCATCCGGGTCACCGAGCTTCTGGGCCGCACCGCCCACTGA
- a CDS encoding TetR family transcriptional regulator produces the protein MSQSGLRERKKRRMYQSVSDIAIRLFLEKGFDAVSVAEIAAAAEISKPTLFRYFPAKEDLVLYRIADHEDEAARVVGQGDQAPLVALRRHFLDGLERGDPITGMNDHPQVVAFHALLYGTPALVAGMYGHLERSEAALAEALGGDLDARLAAGQIVAVRRILAQENWRRIRGGESVGEVRRDAIAAAERAFAQLEGAFPYLARS, from the coding sequence ATGTCTCAGTCCGGCCTGCGTGAGCGCAAGAAGCGGCGGATGTATCAGTCCGTGTCGGACATCGCCATCCGGCTGTTCCTGGAGAAGGGCTTCGACGCCGTCTCCGTCGCGGAGATCGCCGCCGCGGCCGAGATTTCCAAGCCGACGCTGTTCCGGTACTTCCCGGCGAAGGAGGACCTCGTCCTGTACCGGATCGCCGATCACGAGGACGAGGCCGCGCGGGTTGTCGGTCAGGGCGACCAGGCACCTCTTGTCGCGTTGCGGCGGCACTTTCTGGACGGGCTGGAGCGGGGTGATCCCATCACCGGGATGAATGACCATCCCCAGGTGGTGGCGTTTCATGCGCTGCTGTACGGGACGCCGGCCCTGGTCGCGGGGATGTACGGCCACCTGGAGCGGTCGGAGGCCGCGCTGGCCGAGGCGCTCGGTGGGGATCTGGACGCTCGGCTGGCCGCGGGGCAGATCGTGGCCGTGCGGCGGATCCTCGCGCAGGAGAACTGGCGGCGGATCAGGGGAGGGGAGTCGGTGGGGGAGGTGCGGCGGGATGCCATCGCGGCGGCCGAGCGGGCGTTTGCGCAGTTGGAAGGCGCTTTTCCGTATCTCGCCCGAAGTTGA
- a CDS encoding HAD family hydrolase: MFVEVGEASDVRSLLDEARGVLFDFDGPVCRLFPNGSSRPVANALRCLVAKAGVKSLLTAEEKQAKDPHAVLRAVHRGRREDTGLVGALEREVTKGELEAVRRAELTPGADELIRRLARRGQRLAVVTNNSAEAVSYYLESKGLSDCFTAVHGRTSDIDRMKPAPHVVEQALQALQLCGPEAVMIGDSEADVHAAQSAGVPFVGFGRNERKEAELRRAGAKLVLNSYARLLDEE; the protein is encoded by the coding sequence ATGTTTGTTGAGGTCGGCGAGGCGAGCGACGTTCGCTCGCTGCTCGACGAAGCCCGCGGCGTCCTGTTCGATTTCGACGGACCTGTCTGCCGGCTGTTCCCCAACGGCTCGTCGCGGCCCGTCGCCAACGCGCTGAGATGCCTCGTGGCCAAGGCGGGGGTGAAGAGCCTGCTGACAGCGGAAGAGAAGCAGGCCAAGGACCCGCACGCTGTTCTGCGGGCCGTGCACCGGGGCCGGCGTGAGGATACGGGCCTGGTCGGAGCACTGGAGCGGGAGGTGACCAAGGGCGAGTTGGAAGCCGTGCGGCGGGCGGAGCTCACGCCGGGCGCGGACGAGCTCATCCGTCGGCTGGCGCGCCGGGGGCAGCGGCTCGCGGTGGTCACCAACAACTCGGCTGAGGCCGTCTCCTACTACCTCGAATCCAAGGGGCTGTCGGACTGCTTCACCGCGGTTCACGGACGCACCAGCGACATCGACCGGATGAAACCCGCCCCCCACGTCGTCGAACAGGCTCTGCAGGCTCTGCAGCTGTGCGGCCCTGAAGCGGTGATGATCGGTGACTCCGAGGCGGACGTGCACGCGGCGCAGAGCGCGGGGGTTCCATTCGTCGGATTCGGCCGTAACGAGCGCAAGGAGGCGGAATTGCGACGCGCAGGAGCCAAGTTGGTCCTGAACTCCTATGCTCGACTCCTTGATGAGGAGTGA
- a CDS encoding winged helix-turn-helix domain-containing protein: protein MRASESDEGGGRQFRFVRSHLMARLRDGTYTVGARLKTQRELAEELAVSRETVQKVFGQLAEEGYIETRRGSGSVVVRLPGTRDSQGEPTLYDSIDEAFGEPEVSLDVVSLTSESLVGHFKAQVERVEARQLAPRRVVVRMMLPSEGADLLYPRAPDPKDDVRVRERWRNRVRVHVAEMGDYCERLQAAGVDTTLEVRKVRWTPDFKLYMFNDAHALKGLYIPVEAPLRLDDGTMVKEAIDVKGVGVSLRRFEKSSGADVDSDYDDYRAWFESHWKLVARSPKGD, encoded by the coding sequence GTGAGGGCTTCGGAGAGTGACGAGGGCGGCGGGCGTCAGTTCCGCTTCGTACGCAGCCACTTGATGGCGCGGCTGCGGGATGGGACGTACACGGTAGGCGCCAGGCTGAAGACTCAGCGTGAGCTGGCCGAGGAGTTGGCCGTCTCGCGGGAAACCGTCCAGAAGGTGTTCGGTCAGCTGGCCGAAGAGGGCTACATCGAGACCAGGCGCGGCAGTGGCAGCGTCGTGGTTCGGCTGCCCGGTACGCGCGACTCCCAAGGGGAGCCGACCCTCTACGACTCCATCGACGAGGCCTTCGGGGAGCCCGAGGTGTCACTGGACGTCGTGTCACTCACCAGCGAGTCGCTCGTCGGGCATTTCAAGGCGCAGGTGGAACGCGTCGAGGCCAGGCAGCTCGCGCCCCGCCGGGTGGTGGTCCGGATGATGCTGCCTTCGGAGGGAGCGGATCTGCTGTATCCCCGGGCGCCGGATCCGAAGGACGACGTACGGGTCCGGGAGCGCTGGCGGAACAGGGTGCGTGTGCATGTGGCGGAGATGGGCGATTACTGCGAACGGCTACAGGCCGCGGGCGTCGACACCACGCTCGAGGTCCGCAAGGTGCGCTGGACGCCCGACTTCAAGCTCTACATGTTCAACGATGCGCATGCGCTCAAGGGGCTCTACATCCCGGTTGAGGCGCCGCTCCGGCTCGACGACGGCACGATGGTCAAGGAGGCGATCGATGTGAAGGGTGTCGGCGTCAGCCTCCGCCGTTTCGAGAAGAGTAGTGGAGCGGACGTCGATTCTGACTATGACGATTACAGAGCGTGGTTCGAATCTCACTGGAAACTGGTCGCAAGGAGTCCGAAGGGCGACTGA
- a CDS encoding nitroreductase/quinone reductase family protein, with the protein MPNDFNQQIIDEFRAHHGAVGGYFEGARLLLLTTTGARTGTPLGFLPDGAERVLVIASAGGSPRHPAWYHNLRANPQVTVESGAFTYPARAVVLEGEERDRAFARAVEAEPGWAEYQEKAGRVIPVVALYEIEQDGPPNIRAGSLGEAIKVIHDGFRRELALIRKEMADGTTLGAQLRVNCLTFCHGLHYHHTGEDMGMFPVLADRHPEAAPVLARLREEHERIAELVEELRAAVSAESDAASAHAEIERLATELEEHLTYEEEQLIPLLEGV; encoded by the coding sequence ATGCCCAACGACTTCAACCAGCAGATCATCGATGAGTTCCGCGCCCACCACGGCGCGGTCGGCGGCTACTTCGAAGGCGCCCGGCTCCTGCTGCTGACCACCACCGGTGCCCGCACCGGCACCCCCCTCGGCTTCCTCCCCGACGGCGCCGAACGCGTCCTGGTCATCGCCTCGGCCGGCGGCTCCCCCCGGCACCCCGCCTGGTACCACAACCTCCGTGCCAACCCCCAAGTCACCGTCGAGAGCGGTGCGTTCACGTATCCCGCGCGGGCCGTCGTCCTGGAGGGCGAGGAGCGGGACCGGGCCTTCGCGCGGGCCGTGGAGGCAGAGCCGGGCTGGGCGGAGTACCAGGAGAAGGCGGGCCGCGTGATACCCGTGGTCGCGCTGTACGAGATCGAGCAGGACGGCCCGCCGAACATCCGGGCAGGCTCCCTCGGCGAGGCGATCAAGGTCATCCACGACGGCTTCCGCCGTGAACTCGCCCTGATCCGCAAGGAGATGGCCGACGGCACCACCCTCGGCGCCCAGCTCCGCGTCAACTGCCTCACCTTCTGCCACGGCCTGCACTACCACCACACCGGCGAGGACATGGGCATGTTCCCGGTCCTCGCCGACCGGCACCCAGAGGCCGCCCCCGTCCTGGCCCGGCTGCGCGAGGAGCATGAGCGGATCGCCGAGCTGGTGGAGGAGTTGCGCGCCGCTGTGTCCGCCGAGTCGGACGCAGCGTCCGCCCACGCCGAGATCGAGCGCCTGGCGACCGAGCTGGAGGAGCATCTGACGTACGAGGAAGAGCAGTTGATCCCGCTGCTGGAAGGCGTCTGA
- a CDS encoding AAA family ATPase, protein MTSPDPALQDSLHRERAHHDRCRTALAAMVDGAQEHVVTGEDVSASGADAEVLGHRLRSRAKAMRELPEGPLFFGRLDFRTDSEHGGQHYHIGRLRITEHPAVPPLVVDWRAPVSRAFYQAGARDPQDVVVRRRFGWAPGSRGDSADLTGMEDEHLGRGEDRVSGIVTREIERPRVGPMRDIAATIQPEQDDLVRGDLAESVCVQGAPGTGKTAVGLHRAAYLLYTHPQRIRRGGLLILGPNRTFLSYISEVLPALGETGVRQSTLIEEIARQPVSGSDDPPAALLKHDVRMADVLRRALYARVSVESADSLAVPDGSYRWRVSGGELGRIVADVRAEQPPYVIGRERVRTRIVERIRAQAERRAGAVPGAWVRKIERARAIGEHLDAVWPRVRPEEVVAELLSDADVLAGAADGVFDADEQKALLWARPPRSWKSARWSAADLVLLDEVAGLMEHPQGYGHLVVDEAQDLSPMECRAIARRASFGSLTVLGDLAQGTTPWAARSWPALLAHLGKPDAAVVPLTTGFRMPQAVVGLANRLLARLDVEVPAARSLRGDGELSFREAASGDLPGAVVEAVRAALDREGSIGVVAADADVDRVRSALGAAGIAVGGPEELGARVSVVPASLVKGLEYDHVVAVEPATIAEAEERGLHRLYVVLTRAVSRLEVVHGRPLPF, encoded by the coding sequence ATGACGTCACCCGACCCCGCCCTCCAGGACTCCCTCCACCGCGAACGCGCCCACCACGACCGCTGCCGCACCGCCCTCGCCGCCATGGTCGACGGCGCCCAGGAACATGTCGTCACCGGCGAGGACGTCTCCGCCTCCGGTGCCGACGCCGAAGTGCTCGGACACCGGCTGCGCAGCCGGGCCAAGGCGATGCGTGAACTGCCTGAAGGGCCCCTGTTCTTCGGTCGGCTGGATTTCCGGACCGACAGTGAGCACGGCGGGCAGCACTATCACATCGGGCGGTTGCGGATCACCGAGCACCCCGCCGTCCCGCCCCTCGTCGTCGACTGGCGCGCGCCCGTCTCCCGGGCCTTCTACCAGGCCGGCGCCCGTGATCCACAGGACGTGGTGGTCCGGCGGCGGTTCGGATGGGCACCCGGCAGCCGCGGTGACTCCGCCGACCTGACCGGGATGGAGGACGAGCACCTGGGGCGCGGCGAGGACCGCGTCAGCGGCATCGTCACCCGCGAGATCGAGCGCCCCCGCGTCGGACCCATGCGGGACATCGCGGCGACCATCCAGCCCGAGCAGGACGATCTCGTACGAGGTGATCTCGCCGAGTCGGTGTGCGTGCAGGGCGCTCCCGGCACCGGCAAGACCGCTGTGGGCCTCCATCGCGCCGCCTATCTCCTCTACACCCACCCGCAGCGCATCCGCCGCGGCGGACTGCTCATCCTCGGGCCCAACCGCACCTTCCTCTCCTACATCTCCGAAGTGCTGCCGGCCCTCGGCGAGACCGGCGTACGCCAGTCCACGCTCATCGAGGAGATCGCCCGGCAGCCGGTGAGCGGCAGCGACGACCCGCCGGCCGCCCTCCTCAAGCACGACGTCCGGATGGCCGACGTCCTGCGGCGGGCGCTGTACGCGCGCGTGTCGGTCGAGAGCGCCGACTCCCTTGCCGTTCCGGACGGTTCGTACCGGTGGCGGGTGTCCGGTGGTGAGCTCGGGCGGATCGTCGCGGACGTGCGGGCCGAGCAGCCGCCGTACGTCATCGGGCGGGAGCGGGTGCGGACGCGGATCGTGGAGCGCATCCGGGCGCAGGCGGAGCGGCGTGCGGGGGCGGTGCCGGGTGCCTGGGTGCGGAAGATCGAGCGGGCACGGGCGATCGGCGAGCACCTGGACGCCGTATGGCCGCGGGTGCGGCCCGAGGAGGTCGTCGCCGAACTCCTCAGCGATGCCGATGTGTTGGCCGGAGCCGCCGACGGGGTGTTCGACGCCGACGAGCAGAAGGCGCTGCTGTGGGCGCGACCGCCGCGCTCGTGGAAAAGCGCACGCTGGTCGGCCGCCGATCTCGTCCTGCTCGACGAGGTCGCCGGGCTCATGGAGCATCCCCAGGGGTACGGCCATCTCGTCGTCGACGAGGCGCAGGACCTCTCCCCGATGGAGTGCCGGGCCATCGCCCGCCGGGCGTCCTTCGGGTCGCTGACCGTGCTCGGGGATCTCGCGCAGGGGACCACGCCGTGGGCCGCGCGATCCTGGCCCGCGCTCCTCGCCCACCTCGGGAAACCGGACGCCGCCGTGGTGCCGCTCACCACCGGGTTCCGGATGCCGCAGGCCGTCGTAGGCCTGGCGAACCGGCTGCTGGCGCGGCTGGACGTGGAAGTGCCGGCCGCCCGGTCGCTGCGTGGGGACGGGGAGTTGAGCTTTCGGGAGGCGGCGTCCGGCGATCTGCCGGGGGCAGTCGTCGAGGCCGTGCGCGCCGCGCTCGACCGCGAAGGGTCCATCGGAGTCGTCGCCGCCGATGCGGACGTGGACCGGGTGCGGTCGGCGCTCGGGGCGGCCGGGATCGCGGTGGGCGGGCCGGAGGAGCTGGGTGCCCGGGTGTCCGTCGTGCCCGCGAGCCTCGTCAAGGGGCTGGAGTACGACCATGTCGTCGCCGTCGAGCCCGCGACGATCGCGGAGGCGGAGGAGCGGGGGCTGCACCGGCTGTACGTCGTCCTGACACGGGCGGTGTCGCGGCTGGAGGTGGTGCACGGGCGGCCGTTGCCGTTCTAG
- a CDS encoding phosphotransferase family protein — protein MRFFAGMRRHSAVGEVVVGHHNSNHILPLGQPLAYLLGFDSGQVRAKFRVPLKTVEVVPRLWRESDVLRAVSKRVDHAPSCLWDFGDWSLHEYVAGHTLSEEPLQEPVGEERIAVLAAFFARLADVPVADLLPLPAEWPDSGDSQGFLERLATFTELRVHGHNRPRFGGLFNALDIPPDTVDRYLSSRPKLTRRPFTLLHTDVHRANVIVTPTEDGERLSVLDWELCLYGDPLHDLATHVVRMGYSALERKLAIELWADAMRQAGHSALTADLDQDLATYLGFEYVQSVFTDVMRAALALPAEPETRHFVEAAGHVRRALHRAWGALEPGREPVDEATAVRALREWHAMDGADRPVAEEDPERFGGRRSGGGNGWCPGADQPRGIRGTPSLRWDADPASGREAVTEAAQSLESLERHVC, from the coding sequence GTGCGCTTCTTCGCCGGGATGCGCCGCCACAGCGCCGTCGGTGAGGTGGTCGTGGGCCACCACAACAGCAACCACATCCTCCCGCTGGGGCAGCCCCTGGCGTATTTGCTGGGGTTCGACTCCGGTCAGGTGCGAGCCAAATTCCGGGTGCCTCTCAAGACGGTCGAGGTCGTTCCCCGGCTCTGGCGGGAGTCCGATGTGCTGCGTGCGGTGAGCAAGCGGGTGGACCACGCCCCGTCTTGCCTCTGGGACTTCGGTGACTGGTCGCTCCATGAATACGTCGCCGGGCACACCCTGTCGGAGGAGCCCCTCCAGGAGCCGGTCGGCGAGGAGCGGATCGCTGTGCTGGCCGCATTCTTCGCTCGGCTGGCCGACGTGCCGGTCGCCGACCTGCTCCCGCTGCCGGCGGAATGGCCTGACAGCGGCGACAGCCAGGGCTTCTTGGAGCGGCTGGCCACGTTCACCGAACTGCGGGTCCATGGGCACAACCGGCCCCGCTTCGGTGGTCTCTTCAATGCCCTGGACATCCCGCCCGACACGGTAGACCGCTACCTGAGCTCCAGGCCGAAGCTGACCCGGCGCCCCTTCACCCTGCTGCACACGGACGTCCACCGGGCCAATGTGATCGTGACGCCCACCGAGGACGGTGAGCGGCTCTCCGTTCTCGACTGGGAACTATGCCTGTACGGCGACCCGCTGCACGACCTTGCGACCCATGTCGTCCGCATGGGCTACTCCGCCCTCGAGCGGAAGCTGGCCATCGAGTTGTGGGCCGACGCGATGCGGCAGGCCGGGCACTCGGCGCTGACGGCCGACCTCGACCAGGATCTCGCCACCTATCTGGGCTTCGAGTACGTCCAGTCGGTTTTCACGGACGTGATGCGGGCCGCGCTCGCGCTGCCCGCGGAGCCCGAGACGAGGCATTTCGTCGAGGCCGCGGGGCACGTACGCCGTGCGCTGCACCGTGCCTGGGGGGCGCTGGAGCCTGGGAGAGAGCCCGTCGACGAGGCCACGGCCGTGCGCGCGTTGCGCGAGTGGCATGCCATGGACGGCGCCGACAGACCAGTCGCCGAGGAGGACCCCGAGCGGTTCGGCGGTCGGCGGAGCGGCGGCGGGAACGGATGGTGTCCGGGCGCGGACCAGCCCAGAGGCATCCGCGGGACACCCTCCCTGCGGTGGGATGCGGATCCTGCCTCGGGGCGAGAAGCGGTCACCGAGGCGGCGCAGTCACTGGAGAGCCTGGAGCGGCATGTTTGTTGA
- a CDS encoding HAD family hydrolase, producing the protein MTPETGRPHLVARDAEELRELVAGTRHVLFDFDGPICRLFARYPAVNIARAQVQWLVDRGRDSLLTEEERFSPDPHGVLSTLAARHPGTDLIIELEEHLTQHELRAARGAWPTEYADPLIHTWVAVGARLAIVTNNSARTVAKYLEDRGLHSCFAPHVYGRTQQLHLLKPHPATLKSALLAMGAASEFSLMIGDSDSDYTAARAVGVRFLGYASSAKAVRKMRHAGVPERDILGSLEPLLDAVRAVKQHP; encoded by the coding sequence GTGACTCCTGAGACTGGACGGCCCCACCTGGTGGCGAGAGATGCCGAGGAACTTCGGGAACTAGTCGCGGGCACACGGCATGTCCTCTTCGATTTCGACGGACCCATCTGCCGGCTGTTCGCCCGCTACCCGGCCGTGAACATAGCCAGAGCTCAGGTGCAGTGGCTGGTGGATCGGGGACGAGACAGCCTCCTCACCGAGGAGGAACGTTTCAGTCCGGATCCACACGGTGTGCTGAGCACGCTCGCCGCGCGGCACCCTGGCACGGACCTCATCATCGAGCTCGAAGAGCACCTCACCCAGCACGAGTTGAGGGCCGCGCGCGGTGCCTGGCCGACGGAATACGCCGATCCGCTGATCCACACCTGGGTGGCGGTCGGAGCACGGCTGGCCATCGTGACAAACAACTCGGCCCGCACAGTGGCGAAGTATCTGGAGGACAGGGGCCTGCACTCCTGCTTCGCCCCCCATGTCTACGGTCGTACGCAGCAGTTGCACCTCCTCAAGCCGCACCCGGCGACCCTGAAGAGTGCCCTGCTGGCGATGGGAGCGGCTTCGGAGTTCTCGCTGATGATCGGGGACTCCGACTCCGACTACACGGCCGCACGCGCCGTCGGCGTCCGGTTCCTGGGCTACGCGAGTAGCGCGAAGGCCGTCCGCAAGATGCGGCATGCCGGCGTGCCGGAGCGGGACATCCTGGGCTCGCTGGAGCCGCTGCTGGACGCGGTGCGTGCCGTGAAGCAGCATCCCTGA
- a CDS encoding phosphotransferase, which yields MRSDDAALEAVGRARRRAQEMAGDQPLHGPLQGYHHETYVFPLPGGTRRVKFRELRDGLLWFDRRCFVSEEDLLRTLKGRIASIPDIFDVGGMGLQGFIEGRTLGRSLLWNAHVPDVVFDQIVDLFQEMVRIPPDMLDVRRRCLPEDRPYDGDTDGFLHRLIAFMEERVYRSNLWHAGRLFKDLNVNSESFRYLRKHVSGLTERPFCLLHGDLHRENFVVDREGRLWTIDWELAQLGDPLYDLATHLYLMRYPADQERDMITEWCRVVEGVRPGSSHGWASDLPVLLDFKRAQSVFTDVIRTSMSLSAGPKFNWTLLPGATRKLQKVLVAGAEPLGLEEVPTPARIMAALVRRHRVMNLEFA from the coding sequence ATGAGGAGTGACGACGCCGCACTCGAAGCCGTAGGGCGTGCCCGCCGACGCGCGCAGGAGATGGCCGGGGATCAGCCCCTGCACGGACCGCTTCAGGGTTACCACCACGAGACGTATGTGTTCCCGTTGCCGGGCGGGACACGGAGGGTCAAGTTCCGGGAGCTGCGCGACGGGCTCCTGTGGTTCGACCGCAGATGTTTTGTGTCGGAGGAAGACCTGCTGCGGACGCTGAAGGGACGGATCGCCAGCATCCCGGACATCTTCGACGTCGGGGGTATGGGCCTCCAGGGCTTCATCGAGGGACGGACGCTCGGGCGGAGTCTCTTGTGGAACGCGCACGTTCCTGACGTGGTCTTCGACCAGATCGTCGACCTGTTCCAGGAGATGGTGCGGATCCCCCCGGACATGCTGGATGTGAGACGACGTTGTCTGCCCGAGGACCGTCCCTACGACGGTGACACGGACGGATTCCTGCATCGCCTGATCGCTTTCATGGAGGAACGGGTCTACCGCAGCAACCTCTGGCATGCCGGGCGCCTGTTCAAGGACCTCAATGTGAACAGCGAATCGTTCAGGTACCTCAGGAAGCATGTGTCCGGGCTGACAGAACGCCCCTTCTGCCTGTTGCACGGGGACCTGCACCGTGAGAACTTCGTCGTCGACCGGGAGGGCCGACTCTGGACGATCGACTGGGAGTTGGCGCAGCTGGGTGACCCGCTCTACGACTTGGCCACCCATCTGTATCTGATGCGCTACCCGGCCGATCAGGAACGCGACATGATCACGGAATGGTGCCGGGTCGTCGAAGGCGTCCGCCCCGGCAGTTCGCACGGATGGGCGAGCGATCTGCCGGTGCTCCTCGACTTCAAGCGAGCCCAGTCGGTCTTCACCGACGTCATCCGTACGTCGATGTCGCTGAGCGCCGGACCGAAGTTCAACTGGACGTTGCTGCCCGGGGCCACCCGGAAGCTCCAGAAAGTCCTGGTCGCAGGGGCCGAGCCACTCGGGCTGGAGGAGGTACCGACACCGGCGAGGATCATGGCGGCGCTCGTGCGCCGGCATCGCGTCATGAACTTGGAATTCGCTTAG
- a CDS encoding HAD domain-containing protein translates to MLLFLDVDGTLIPFGATWPYPEYEARFALPEGVDHPLLPRVDPGLGARLTALDCELVWATTWMDDANECLAPWLGLPPLPLVDWPGGDEGKPRGLHWKTRPLVAWADGRPFVWVDDEITDVDREWVAAHHPVRALLHRVDHRYGLTDADFRVLQRWVSGRCGPEAR, encoded by the coding sequence ATGCTCCTCTTTCTCGATGTGGACGGGACGCTGATCCCGTTCGGGGCGACCTGGCCCTACCCGGAGTACGAGGCGCGGTTCGCGCTGCCGGAGGGCGTTGACCATCCGCTGCTGCCCCGCGTCGATCCCGGGCTCGGGGCCCGGCTCACCGCGCTGGACTGCGAGTTGGTGTGGGCCACGACCTGGATGGACGACGCGAACGAGTGCCTGGCGCCCTGGCTCGGCCTGCCCCCGCTGCCGCTGGTCGACTGGCCGGGCGGCGACGAGGGCAAGCCACGCGGCCTGCACTGGAAGACCCGGCCGCTGGTCGCGTGGGCGGACGGGCGGCCCTTCGTCTGGGTCGACGACGAGATCACCGACGTGGACCGGGAGTGGGTGGCCGCCCATCACCCCGTACGGGCGCTGCTGCATCGCGTGGATCACCGGTACGGGCTGACCGACGCGGACTTCCGGGTGCTTCAGCGGTGGGTCAGTGGGCGGTGCGGCCCAGAAGCTCGGTGA
- a CDS encoding helix-turn-helix domain-containing protein: MTRSRAQDTNVCGATAAIAVIDGKWKPALLWLLESGPQRPGELRRRLPGLTEKVLTQALREMEADGLVHREVHDVLPLKTVYSLTDFGRELSELLAPLSDWGHRRLDRLSAS, translated from the coding sequence GTGACGCGCAGTCGTGCTCAGGACACGAACGTGTGCGGAGCGACCGCCGCGATCGCGGTGATCGACGGCAAGTGGAAGCCGGCCCTGCTGTGGCTGCTGGAATCCGGCCCGCAGCGGCCCGGCGAACTGCGCCGCCGGCTGCCCGGGCTCACCGAGAAGGTGCTGACCCAGGCGCTGCGCGAGATGGAGGCGGACGGTCTGGTGCACCGGGAGGTGCACGACGTACTACCGCTGAAGACGGTCTACTCCCTGACCGACTTCGGCCGTGAACTCTCCGAACTCCTCGCTCCCCTCTCCGACTGGGGCCACCGCCGCCTGGACCGGCTCAGCGCCTCCTGA